In Candidatus Defluviibacterium haderslevense, the following are encoded in one genomic region:
- a CDS encoding glycoside hydrolase → MVITNGESQSIAPKYFEGMQWRMIGPHRGGRTVGAVGLPSQHNVFYIGVNNGGVWKTTDYGRSWVPIFDEQSTGSIGDIVVAPSNPNTIYVGTGEGLQRPDLSVGNGVYKSIDAGKTWINTGLKEGHQIGGMAIDPKDENRVFAAVLGHPYGANSERGVYRTLNGGLSWEKVFYIDDNTGAIQVTIDPVHSNIIYADMWAARLAPWENGMWSGQGSGLYKSIDGGNTWKKLINGLPTTEQGLGRIGFCIAPSNSNRLYATVDAGQLGGIYRSDDAGETWRLLDSDARLWSRGSDFAEIKVDPKNEDIVYSANVVVWKSTDGGLHWQGFRGAPGGDDYHRIWINPEQPNIILLASDQGAIITVNGGETFSSWYNQPTAQFYHVSADNSFPYNVYSGQQESGSVCISSRGHDGQITFRDWHPVGAEEYGYVVADPKDPNIVYGGKISKHDKRTGQTQNITPISPKEGAYRYIRTAPIIFNPIDNKTLYFAGNVLFKTIDGGNHWDVISPDLTRKTYDIPSCIGIYSTEDIKKMPQRGVIYTIAPSYVDSKTIWCGTDDGLIHKTNDGGKTWINVTPPMISSWSKVSLMDASHTDVNTAYAAINGIRLDDMRPHIYKTTDGGVTWKEIVNGLPNQPINVVKEDPKRKGLLFAGSETNVSVSFDDGEHWQTLRLNMPATSIRDLVIKDDDLVIGTHGRSFWILDDITRLRQFKLDMTLDHNILFKPQKAYRVRWNMNTDTPLPQEEPGGQNPPDGAIIDYYLEHPAQLIQLDILNQQSEVIRHYSNQDTLYKIPKVNIPLYWIRPQHILSGKSGAHRFLWDMHYQPRNVSPSFPIAAIYNNTAPDETSPWVMPGEYTIRLTTDGKILTQKIQVVMDPRVKTSLKDLQKQHDLSLICYHNTITCHDILNQGKLESAKENQLNQFIGIFTRLHNILQDSDMIPTQHVIDAVKKTDLEFQKFRLTNQK, encoded by the coding sequence ATGGTTATCACCAATGGCGAAAGTCAATCGATCGCACCTAAATATTTTGAAGGCATGCAATGGCGAATGATTGGACCACATCGAGGCGGTAGAACTGTAGGTGCAGTAGGTTTACCATCTCAACACAATGTATTTTACATAGGTGTAAATAACGGTGGGGTTTGGAAAACCACAGACTATGGAAGATCCTGGGTCCCCATTTTTGATGAACAATCGACCGGATCAATTGGTGATATTGTGGTAGCACCATCAAATCCCAATACTATATATGTGGGCACTGGTGAAGGATTACAACGCCCTGATTTATCAGTAGGAAATGGTGTTTACAAATCCATTGACGCTGGTAAAACATGGATAAATACTGGCTTAAAGGAAGGTCACCAAATTGGAGGAATGGCAATAGATCCTAAAGATGAAAACCGGGTTTTTGCTGCTGTACTTGGCCATCCCTATGGCGCCAATTCGGAAAGGGGCGTTTATCGTACTTTGAATGGAGGTCTAAGCTGGGAAAAAGTATTTTATATAGATGACAATACCGGTGCCATACAAGTAACCATTGATCCGGTTCATTCAAATATTATTTACGCAGACATGTGGGCTGCTAGATTAGCACCGTGGGAGAATGGCATGTGGAGTGGCCAAGGAAGTGGTTTGTATAAATCTATTGATGGCGGAAATACTTGGAAAAAATTAATCAATGGCTTACCAACTACAGAACAAGGCCTTGGCAGGATTGGATTTTGTATTGCTCCTTCTAACTCTAACCGCTTATATGCAACAGTTGACGCTGGTCAGCTCGGAGGAATCTACAGGAGCGACGATGCTGGTGAAACTTGGCGATTATTAGATTCAGATGCCAGATTGTGGAGTCGTGGAAGTGATTTTGCAGAAATCAAAGTGGATCCTAAAAATGAAGATATCGTTTATTCTGCTAATGTGGTGGTTTGGAAAAGCACAGATGGGGGACTTCATTGGCAAGGCTTTCGAGGCGCACCAGGTGGAGATGATTATCATAGGATATGGATCAATCCCGAGCAACCAAATATTATTTTGTTAGCCAGTGATCAAGGCGCTATCATCACAGTAAATGGCGGGGAGACTTTTTCAAGTTGGTACAACCAACCCACTGCACAATTCTATCACGTTAGTGCTGATAATAGTTTTCCATATAATGTATATAGCGGCCAACAAGAAAGCGGTTCGGTCTGTATTTCTTCAAGGGGTCATGATGGTCAAATCACTTTCAGAGATTGGCATCCTGTTGGTGCAGAAGAATATGGTTATGTGGTAGCGGATCCCAAGGATCCAAACATTGTATATGGAGGAAAAATTTCTAAGCATGATAAAAGAACCGGACAAACACAAAATATTACTCCCATATCGCCCAAAGAAGGTGCTTATAGATATATTAGAACTGCGCCTATAATATTTAATCCTATCGACAATAAGACACTCTATTTTGCCGGAAATGTTTTATTCAAAACTATAGATGGGGGTAACCATTGGGATGTTATCAGTCCTGATTTAACCAGAAAAACGTATGATATACCCTCATGTATTGGTATTTATTCCACTGAAGACATTAAAAAAATGCCCCAACGTGGTGTAATCTACACGATTGCCCCATCATATGTTGATTCCAAAACCATTTGGTGCGGAACTGATGATGGACTTATACATAAAACGAATGATGGCGGAAAAACTTGGATCAATGTTACACCACCTATGATTTCAAGTTGGAGCAAGGTATCATTGATGGATGCAAGTCATACTGATGTCAATACAGCATATGCTGCAATAAATGGCATTCGTCTCGATGATATGCGACCACATATTTATAAAACAACAGATGGTGGTGTTACCTGGAAAGAAATCGTAAATGGATTACCCAATCAACCTATCAATGTAGTCAAAGAAGATCCGAAAAGAAAAGGCTTATTATTTGCAGGTAGCGAAACAAATGTTTCTGTTTCATTTGATGACGGGGAACATTGGCAAACATTAAGACTCAATATGCCAGCTACTTCTATACGGGACTTGGTCATTAAGGATGATGATCTAGTCATTGGCACACATGGACGAAGTTTTTGGATCTTAGATGATATTACAAGACTTAGACAATTTAAACTTGATATGACCTTGGATCATAATATTTTATTTAAACCACAAAAAGCTTACCGAGTCAGATGGAATATGAATACGGACACACCTCTTCCACAAGAAGAACCAGGTGGTCAGAATCCACCAGATGGCGCCATTATTGATTATTATTTAGAACATCCCGCACAACTTATTCAATTGGATATTTTAAATCAACAATCTGAAGTCATTCGTCATTATTCAAATCAAGATACATTATATAAGATTCCAAAAGTCAATATTCCATTATATTGGATTCGGCCACAACATATATTATCAGGTAAGTCTGGTGCACATCGATTCCTATGGGACATGCACTATCAACCTCGAAATGTAAGTCCATCATTTCCCATTGCTGCTATTTATAATAATACGGCACCAGACGAAACTTCACCCTGGGTCATGCCCGGAGAATATACTATCCGATTAACCACTGATGGTAAAATACTTACTCAAAAAATACAAGTTGTAATGGATCCACGAGTTAAAACTTCACTAAAGGATTTACAAAAACAACATGACCTTAGTTTGATCTGCTACCATAATACTATAACTTGTCATGATATATTAAACCAAGGCAAACTCGAATCTGCTAAAGAAAATCAGTTAAACCAATTTATTGGAATTTTCACACGACTACATAATATATTACAAGATAGTGATATGATTCCAACACAACATGTTATAGATGCGGTTAAAAAAACAGATTTGGAGTTTCAAAAATTCCGATTGACAAATCAAAAATAA
- a CDS encoding GNAT family N-acetyltransferase, producing the protein MNVQIRDLSSISISELVQVFNHAFADYAIPISLTVELMELKIVQEHIQLNLSVGIFDEDKIVGFILTGVLWLDGYLNVYNAGTGVIPQYRGQEWTMKMYAFLDQKLKTVQVKQHQLEVLTTNKKAIHLYTSLGFKISRTLSCYKGFIARHEINPKIKIIEEANIEQHVLKTFWTIEPAWQYSFASLEEGKLSNTLLCAYLEGICVGYAVINLKKSRILHIAVDQKYRRQGIGSTLMTNILNQFNSKEVTIINVDKSEIGIHAFFEYCGMKIFIEQYEMKRSIQYEI; encoded by the coding sequence ATGAATGTTCAAATTAGAGATTTAAGTTCCATTAGTATTTCAGAATTAGTGCAAGTTTTTAATCATGCTTTTGCAGATTATGCCATTCCAATTTCGCTCACAGTAGAATTAATGGAATTAAAGATTGTTCAGGAACATATACAATTGAATTTATCTGTTGGTATTTTTGATGAAGATAAAATTGTAGGATTTATTCTTACTGGTGTTCTATGGTTGGATGGATATCTTAATGTTTATAATGCCGGAACAGGAGTCATTCCTCAATATAGAGGGCAAGAATGGACAATGAAAATGTATGCATTTCTAGATCAAAAACTTAAGACAGTTCAAGTAAAACAGCATCAACTCGAAGTACTAACAACTAATAAAAAAGCAATTCATTTATATACATCATTGGGCTTCAAAATTTCAAGAACCTTATCCTGTTATAAAGGATTTATCGCTAGACATGAAATCAATCCTAAAATCAAAATTATAGAAGAAGCGAACATAGAACAGCACGTTTTAAAAACGTTTTGGACCATTGAGCCTGCTTGGCAGTATTCCTTTGCATCATTGGAAGAGGGAAAATTATCTAATACGTTATTATGTGCATATTTAGAAGGAATATGTGTTGGTTACGCAGTTATTAATTTAAAAAAATCAAGAATTTTACATATTGCAGTTGATCAAAAATATAGAAGACAAGGAATAGGTAGCACATTAATGACCAATATCCTAAATCAATTCAATTCAAAAGAAGTCACTATCATTAATGTTGATAAAAGTGAAATAGGAATCCATGCATTTTTTGAATATTGTGGAATGAAGATTTTTATTGAACAATATGAAATGAAGCGATCGATACAATATGAAATTTAA
- a CDS encoding right-handed parallel beta-helix repeat-containing protein has product MVFKYSIWSILFLVIGLFISNSCQKEVFSTDISSQPTFSTDTVQFDTVFSTIGSATLIFKIYNPHKEFLKISKAYIGTGQKTPFRMNIDGNPGQSLRDIEIRPHDSVYVFCEVTINPNDPLEVSPFIITDSIVFETNGAKQRVILEARGQNANYFPEKLNKGQASIIDLQGQTLVWDDPKPYIIYGIVYFDHGSLSIKAGTRIHVFGGITKGSDSQGNTFFYNDGRIFIGSDANIQIEGTHEKPVIIQGVRLEPEYQEVSGQWSGIVIDKFSQGNTINYTTIKNNQIGIYVDSAAQCKISNTIFANNSVGGLYGYAAEITMNNSLFYNQGQASFSAINGGKYDFTYCTFANLGNSYSGIVWSNFYCEDPIDCPHPYTFPLDAKMTNCIVTGSDDDELSLKPVADPTVRFNLLFDHCLLKIRKLTDQNQFPKFVQDYTQNCIISGSLDPLFIDISKDNYRLDTLSIADGKGIPINNIFNDLENVLRDPVKPDLGCYERLK; this is encoded by the coding sequence ATGGTCTTCAAATATTCAATTTGGTCAATATTATTTCTGGTCATTGGACTGTTTATTTCCAATTCCTGTCAAAAGGAGGTATTTAGCACGGACATTTCTAGCCAACCCACTTTTTCAACAGATACAGTTCAATTTGATACGGTTTTTTCTACTATTGGTTCTGCCACCCTTATTTTCAAAATCTATAATCCACATAAAGAATTCCTAAAAATTTCAAAAGCATATATAGGAACCGGCCAGAAAACACCGTTCAGAATGAATATTGATGGCAACCCTGGTCAGTCTTTGAGGGATATAGAAATTAGACCCCATGATAGTGTATATGTATTTTGTGAGGTGACTATCAATCCAAATGATCCCTTAGAAGTCAGTCCTTTTATCATTACAGATTCCATCGTATTTGAAACTAATGGGGCCAAACAAAGGGTAATTCTTGAGGCTCGAGGTCAAAACGCAAACTATTTTCCTGAAAAATTAAATAAAGGTCAGGCTAGTATTATAGATTTACAAGGTCAGACCTTAGTATGGGATGATCCCAAACCATATATTATTTATGGAATAGTATATTTCGATCATGGCAGCCTGTCTATAAAAGCCGGGACGAGAATTCACGTATTTGGGGGGATAACTAAGGGATCAGACAGCCAGGGAAATACGTTTTTTTATAATGATGGTCGAATTTTTATAGGTTCTGATGCGAATATACAAATAGAGGGTACTCATGAAAAACCGGTTATCATACAAGGTGTTAGACTTGAACCCGAATATCAGGAAGTTTCAGGTCAATGGTCGGGGATTGTCATAGATAAGTTTTCTCAAGGAAATACAATTAATTACACCACTATTAAAAATAATCAAATTGGAATATATGTAGATTCAGCTGCTCAATGCAAAATCTCAAATACCATATTTGCAAACAATTCTGTCGGAGGATTATATGGATATGCAGCAGAAATTACCATGAATAATAGTTTGTTTTACAATCAAGGGCAAGCTTCATTTTCTGCAATTAATGGTGGAAAATATGATTTTACCTATTGCACTTTTGCTAATTTAGGAAATTCTTATTCAGGAATAGTGTGGAGTAATTTTTATTGTGAAGATCCTATCGACTGTCCACATCCTTATACTTTTCCACTGGATGCAAAAATGACCAATTGCATTGTTACCGGATCGGACGATGATGAGCTAAGTTTAAAGCCAGTAGCAGATCCTACCGTTCGGTTTAATCTATTATTTGATCATTGTCTTCTCAAAATTCGAAAACTAACGGATCAAAATCAATTTCCAAAATTCGTTCAAGATTATACTCAAAATTGTATCATCAGCGGTTCTCTTGATCCATTATTTATTGATATTTCTAAAGACAATTATAGATTGGATACGCTGTCCATTGCAGATGGAAAAGGCATTCCAATAAATAATATTTTTAATGATTTAGAAAATGTATTACGAGATCCAGTTAAACCAGATTTAGGTTGTTACGAACGATTGAAATAA